TCCATCGTTAAAGCAATTAGAAAATCTGAAGATGAAATTGCGCTCTGATTGCTCAGAGATGCTGGTCGGAATAGGCCTATCTTGGTTATCACATACTTTGTTGTCGATAATCTAAATTCAAGAGAAAATgctcttacatttttttttctatttttttatatttcgaaATGGAATGCATTGGGTTTTTTGCgataaaaaaattcagttaCAAGGATATGTGATGTACTAGGTACCACGGCAGCAACgcaaattaagaaaattcaatatgatcttttcattttaataatcCATACTTGATATTGCAACTTTAAATTTTTCCATCATACAACCAGCCATGGCCAAGTTCACCttacatttttaccaaaaaaacaaaaaacaaaaaaaacaaaaaaagaattgctCACGAATCAATTTATACACCGCCCCGTTTACAAAAGATAAACTCATTTGAAACTTTCCCATGGTTATTTCCAACAAAATAAATAcacaaaattctttaaaaaatcattgtttCTGAAAAAGGCAGGCAATTCTTAAAATTTGACGGCACCAAAATAATTTGTATcgtttctttccctttttcaatAAATGTGCCAGCCTATTTAATTGTGATAAAATTAATCCTTTCATGAATTTTAGCAAaccatattatttaaaaaaaaaaaaagttccaaaaaCAAAACGTCTTTGTTCACCCCGTCCTATTTTTCCATGTAACCTTTACCTTATGCGCACATGCCTGTATAACTTTGCCGACACCTGAAATTTCGCCGATGAATTGAATCCGCATTTTGTGATAtgtgtataaataaataaataaataaataaataaataaattataaagaaaatgatggacgaatatataaaaaaaaaaaaaaccaccgcAAAAAAGGCCTCAATCCGATTGGGCCTATTCCGTTCATCCGAGTAACTATGGCCGAAGCCCATCAATTTTGATCTAATTCGGCCCATCAGTTTGGCCAGTAAAACAAGTGGAGCCCATCCTCCATCCCCTTGTTGCTTCACTCCCTCTGGAACGACAGACGAACGCCCAAGGAACGACGCCCGCGAGCAAGAAATCCGCCGTCCGCCGGCCGGTCACTGGCCTTCGCCGACGACTGCCTTCCACCGTTTGTACACATCCGTCAAAGAAGCGAGAGCCGAAAAAATCTTCTGGATCGCAAATTCTCCGCTCGTCTTTGAGATTTTTCTCCGTTGTTCTGAAGGGTGTCCGGGGCATCATCCATCACCGCCCGTCTCCAAGTTTCTAAAGGCGCAGCAGTTGCTGCGCTCTGCAGCTTCGACCCACCGGCGACGAATTTCTTGGGATTTCCTGTTCTCAGTTCGATCGAGGGTGTTCCTGGTCATGGCATCTACCAGGTACGAGAGTTGATTCTCAATCTGATATGGGTAATCGAGTCCGAGAAATTTGGTCGAAGCGCATGTGAAATTCGTCTCTGGTTAAAGCTTTATCGGTGTTTCGAATGTGCATTGAGCCTGTAGCGATGACCTGATAGTGATTCTTGGCCTTTTACGTGAGCGGAAGTTCATTACTCGAAGTGCATGCCACTTATTCGATGAAATGTCTGAGTGAAATCGGAATGCATGTTCTCTGAAGGAAACAagttcaagaaggcatatgttgaTGTGATTTGTGTGAGATACGCAGATTCTTTAAATATAAACCCTGATTTGGATGCGCAATGAGGTACCTGATAGTCTTCCTGATCGTTCTCCATTCTGATTTTCTATCTCCCTTGTCGGATTCTGCTTTGAATTTAGTATGGCGAGAAACTGGGCAGAGCTCCCAGAAGAGTTGTTACAACTATGCTCCCAGCGCCTTTGTCCGAAGAACTTATTGGCGTTCCGAGCAGTGTGCCGCTCGTGGCAATCTGCTGCTGTCAAAGAGAGGAGTGACGTCCCGTGGTTGATGCTCACGAACAAAAGGGGGATGCCGTGGTGTGAGTTTTTCTGCCTCTCGTGTGAGCAGGTTCACAAAAAGCTCTTTCCAGAAGTGATGGCGAATGGATATATCTCTTCGCGAGGTTGGGTGTTGATGACCAGCAGACACGGGGAATTCCAAGTGCTAAAGAATCCCATGTCGTGTTACAGTCATATTATTAAGCTTCCCAATTGGAATAAGTTCCCCAACATCGAAGATTTGCCTTTCTTTTATGTTGGATTCATCCGTAAGTTCATCCTATCCGATAGCCCTACTACATCACCAGATTACAAGGTCATGGTCATCTATGACATTGGACAGTTAGGGCTTTGGAAACCCGGTGAAGAGGAGTGGACAGCGGTGAACGCCCCCCTGGATGAATTTTTCGATGTCATATATTATAAGGGGTCCTTTGTTGCTGTCGATTATGAGCAAAGGATATTGAGGTGCGATGTGGATGGACCAACTCCATTTGAGGCTCAAGTAGTTTTCCAGATGCCACAAAGACTCCAAGAATTTGAGCATGAGTATCCCTCAGGATCCCTTTGGGATTTGGATCAAGTGTATCTAGTGCAATCAACGACAGGATCTCTGTTGTTTGTGTCACAATGGGAGCAACTAAGATCTACCATAACCTTTCGATTCCGTGTTCTCGAGATTGACCTGGATACTCAAACGTGCACAGAAGTTGAGAACTTGGAGAACACCTCCCTCTTCTTGGGCCAcaattcttctttctctttggaGGTCGATGAAGATCATCTCATCAAGCCgaattgtatttattttacttactTTCGTCTCTCATTGTCCCAGTCTAGTGACACAGGCATGGGAATATACCACCTCAAAGATGGTACAGTCGAGCTGCATTTCAAGGGGAAGTCTTCTCCTTCACTTTGGATCGAACCATGCTTTTAAGCCGTAGCTTAAATGTTTGGCTTGTTATCACTGATGAATTGAGCAGATTAGTGGAATGACAAGCTCTTTAGATGCCCGGTTGATACAGAAAGTTAGCAATTCATTTTATAAGCATGAAATTGTTAGGTCATTGGAGGTAAAATTATACTGAAATCTGAATTTGTGCTTTCGATGCTTCGAATTTTACACCTGGTAATGTCGTTTGGGTGTTTGCTATCTATTGTTTTATCTCTTCTGCTGCCTTGCATGATATATCGTGTCTGTTCTACACAAGAACAAAATCGAGTGAAGGCAAAACATAGGGTTTGAACTTTGAACGAGGAAAAACAATGAAGGGTCGAAAATATATTGACTTATTTAACTGCATTATCTGTATCTCTACACTACACGTTTGAAGCGACATACATTTTCGAGTAAACAATGAAAAGCAAATCATTATGGACAGTGAAATTAGTAAATATCGATGGTGTCAATAAGGATCTCGCCAATGATTAATtgcaatatttttatatttgatttgatgaGGATTTTGTGTTTCGATTCTTTTTATATAAGCTAAGTTCTAGCTGTTAAGTGTAGATATCCAAGGATCTGTTGAGGCTTCCTCCACCAATTGAGCTGCAACCATGAACACAGGTTAGGGCATCCGAGATTGGCCCTCGGATGCTTAAGTCGTAGTTTGGAGGACGGTGGAAACCTATGAAGCTTAGATTGAGGCAAAGAGTTCTTGCCTGTCAGGTGAGGATCGATAGATGATGATTGAACTGTAAGCATCAATTGGTTATAACAAATGGCAATATATCACGACAACTATAATATGTCTCGACATGTGATGGTCACACTGTCCACAAGGCTAATAGATGCATAGTCTTTTAATAATTCCTCCAAAGCGATAGCTTAAGTGAAGGTCTTGTCGATATACTCCCTGCCAAGTAGACCGGTCTTGACTCAAAACCCGAGTTGCATCCTTTCTTAGTCATTTCTATCGAGTAGGATTACTCTCATCAGATGGGATCACTATAGACACTTGACGGTCTAGTGGCTTGCCAAATCCATCATTATTAGAAACAATCAACAGTCATTCATTGATGACAATAGAGTGAagtacgagagagagagagtaaaaaacATGGACGATGGATTGGCAACAACAAATCTTGTTGATTAATATTGGTTATAGTTAGAATGGTCATATAGTATCTTATATAACTAAAAACAACATAACTTACAGATTGCTCTCTACCTTATATGAGCATTAGCAGCAAGGGATGAAAACTGCTCTCTCCACCAGCTAAACTTATTCGATCGCAATAGAAACTCTAAAACCCAAAAGCTTCTCCTCTTCATTGTCCTCGCTTACAGGAAACACAAACTGCAGTTACGGAAATCGCAATGCACAGATGCTCTCACAGATTTTGTACTTAAATCGAGGAATAGCAGGTTAATGCTAGATACCTTTTTGGTAGATCTAGAATtttctcgaaaagaaaaggagtgcAAAGCACATGAGAATGAGTGTGCTCTCCACTTATTATGACACTAATTATGCGGAAATAGCTACTTGTGCACGAGAGTCTTACGTTTGATGGAGAGCCTCTGATCATTTTGTTGCTGCACCACAAACATGAGAATGCAAGGGACCTTCTAGTCACCTCTCTGTCATGAAAGCAACCAAATTAGGTGTTTACATAAGGCAATGTACATGAAAGTCAACTGCTTTGTCTTATGTACCTAATGTCTAGATTATTCTTTAGGTACAAAATTGTCAATTGCATCTCTCTAGCACTTGCCTGTCATCTTTTTGTTAATAGAACAAAAGGGGAGAAAGTGCAACGGAACAGATTATGTAGAAGTCTTCTGCAAAATCCCTTCACTTAGCTGACACATACAAGGAAGTAATAAAACGAAGGAACTCACCTAAAAGTAGTAAGTCCCATTAATTTGCATACTCATTTGAAGTGTGTAACCTATATAAGTTTTGTAAAGTACCCAACCACACCGATGCATGCCAAATCCTGCACATCGGTAAggactaaaaaaataaaatcttaattCTCAAACTAGTGGTAAAATTGAAGCAACGTTTACACAAGAAGAATCTTGAAAACGAGTCCTCTTTATAACTTGGTTCACGAGCAGATGCaagacaaacaaacaaatttgCTTCATCGATTATTACAATAACCACTAAGGGTacgtttggcaacttgccaaacagtaaaaatttctattattttgttcttaggagtagatttggaataaaaatctgtttggcaaattttttattcttgagaagaaatttgttcccaggaatatATCTCAAATAGAATTGAGAAGTAAAAAAGGTTGATTATTTGTTTCTGTGAACAATTCTAGAACCAATCCAAtccattttttctcttcttttattcttgttcttcttccttctctcttcttctttcattgATGCCGTTGTTGTTGGCATTGCCACCATTGTCCACTGCTATTGATTGTCAGTGACCAGTTGGGCGAGGTCTAGCGAGcttgccggtggccaggcgagcctcgcccgggcaTCGCTTGGCCAACAGTGAGCCTCGCTTGGCTatgcaaggctcgacctcatctagatctggcgaggcttaGCTCACCTAGCCGCCAATGGGGTTCGACCTCGTCGGGCCATCACGAAGTTGGCGTTGCTTAGCCaaggcaaggtcgacctcacgATGGCCCTTGCCAACAattgggtgagctcggccttaCTAGATTTGGGTAAGGCCACTTGCCTAGCCAAGGCTCGGGCGACGAGGTGCGGCCTCGCTGAGGGCTACAACACTCCGATAAGGTTGGCGGCCCTCGTCTAGTAGGTTGAGGCCAGCAACCggccaaagcttgaagaagaagaagggaaagaaaataaaaagaaaagaagaagaaaaggaaaacaaaagaggaaaaagtgataaaattattaagaaattaaaagaaaatggttttaagTAAAGATGTTGAGGACGATGCCAAACGTAATtctattccgaaaataaaaattttagataattaccaaacgctttaaaatgtttagaaattgttctcgagagtagaataaaaaagaatcattttaaaaagaaattgttctcggaagcagaatggttaccaaacgcaccccaAATTACGGTTAAGGACTTCACTTTCATGGTACTCACCAGTCACAATGATAGGTGGGTTATCCAAAGCGAGTCAATCAAGCATAATGATTTGCAAGGAATAACAAACTTGTAAATGACATAACTTGTTTCAGTTTCTGCTTATAAATCCACAACCAACCTTCAAGAGATATCTGTAGTAGCTAGTTTATGTTAAAGCCTTTCAACTCGATCctatggaaaaaggaaaaagaaaaggtaaaaaaagaaaaaaagaaaaacaaaaaacaaaagggagTCAGAAGTTGtcactgaattttgaattgaCTCATCATTGCCAAATTATAAATACAGCTTTTACAAGTAAATTTCAAATCAGTGTGTTTGCATCAACAAAAAATTGTTAAAGGAGACGATCGGAAAACTATCGCCTGTACTCATATCATAATGATGAAAGAATGGAAAAACCTCTAAGAACTACAACTCATATCATCAAAAGATGATCCTTAATAGCATAAATACACCTTTTAACTAGATGTCCACCCACAGCATACACTGTAAATGAGAGCTTACAAACATTTGATGCTGATAAACTGACAATATGAGAAAATAGAGAGTTACTGCATTGGTCAAACTTAGGAAGTAAAGCATACCTTGAATGATTTGGAACGATGAATGGAGGGATTTTTCTGTACGGACAGGGAATAAGACTTCTCAGCTTCATCAAACTGTTCCACTGCCATGAGAGCATGGCCTTGACAAATATAAAGCtagaggaaggaaagaacatTGGCTTTAGAATTATAACATGAGAAATTCTCACTGATATAGGgatctctcttccctctctatTTCTGGTCCAAAACCACCGATGAGAGCAAGTACCCAGGTCTCTAATACCTAAAACACAAAATTCGGTGATCTTAAGGTTATATATTGATGGAGTATTGCattttaaagaaagagaattctccCATTTCTTGAGATCATGGGCACGGTGCAATGGTAAAGGTTTTAGAAAATCTGAAGAAGAGACTACGTTCTGATTGCTCGAGAAGTAGGTCAGACCCTTTACTACTTAACACAATGTAGACGTTAAAATCATGTGCCCACAGTAAATTACTCCAATCTCGTTACCTAAACAGCCCTTGGCCCGTCTCCTTCCCCTTTTTCTCCCTATCAGTGAAGTCAGAAGGGACTACAAGTTCAGTTTTTAGATTTATTCCTGAGGTCAAGCTGTTGACGCTTCTTTTGCATCTTAAAGAGTCCCGCTAGAGTTGCCCATTCCCAACCTCGCAACAGATCTGAACAAAACATAAACCTCTAACTGATAATTCTTCAAGAACCCAACTATAATTACACATCCCCAACCTCACAATAGACCTGAACGAAAGTTAAACCTCTAATTCATAAATCTTCAGACCTGAACGGAGCTCAAACCTCTAATTCATAAATCTTCAAGAGTGGCGCTATAGTTTCACCTTCCCACCTTTTCAGCAATAGCTTGGTTTATATAATCAAAATGAAATGTTAACATGAATCTCTTATTCATCCACAAAGGCACCATGTTTAGCGCAAACTCATTCACATCATTAGCAAAATCAACACTAACACCTTGTCAACTACAGTAAAGGGGATAAACTCTCATCTTGGAATAATTGTTACGTAGTGGCGACAAACCTAGAAAGTTCACCATCAAACTAGGGCAGTGCGTAGAAAATAGGAAGAAGGGCACCTAGAGTTGGCATGAAAGGACAATTAAGTgttaaaagttatgaaagtgatacctaaatgtcatttttttttaaaaaaaaaatgggacacCTGAGTATCAAATCTGAGGAAGGtggccggaaatcctacgtgacaattttttaataatataactcacTTACGTGGCACACTGGAAAGTTGAGCCAGCAATGAGtcaccaaaacgacatcgtcttgtctttttttttttttttttttaaatttcaatataaatatttgATGGGGTTGGGCCTTGGCTAGGGCCGGCGACCCAAttgaccgacggcgagggcctaTGAGCCTTAGCCGGATTTGGGGGAGGACTGCGACCCTTGCCCTAGATTTGGGTGACAGCTCACAGGCCCTCGTCGTCAATCGACCGAGGTCATTGGGCCTTGACCAGAGGGCTCGCAGGCTCTCGCTGTCGATCGATTGGGATCACCAGCCCCTAGCCAAAGCTCGCCGACCCTAGCCGATCCTTCATCCGCCATCGTCGACCCTTCCTAGCAAAGGTGGGGGCCCTCGCTGCCCGCAACCtccatcttcctcttttttttttttttttttcttttaataatataaatttggttttaaattttatttaattaatattaacatTAATTATATATCCATTTTGGtagcaaaacgacgtcgtttttgcatttgtctagCCACATCAATGTGCAAAATGACACTGTTTTGCACTTATATCATCGGAATATTGCCACGTCAATATTTTGGCAAGATTTTCTTGACTTAACtgatcaattttgcttcgattttggcatttaagtatccATCCGTGCTAAGTTTTGACGCTTTATGTGTTCTTTTCCCGTAGAAAATATCTCAACCTCAGACAATAGGAATTGATGGACCAACCTATCTTTACACATGGCATTGATCCCACCTTGTGGCCTCATTGCTATAAGTTTATAACCCGCATAACAAAGGAATAATcgttctccaaaaaaaaaaaaaacaaaggaataaCCGTCTTTACCGTTCCTCCATCTGCTCCAAAGGATCAGCTGCGGTCTACTCAATCATTTGAAAAAAGGACCATCAATGCACTCATTCTCTGATCTCTATCAGCAAATGCTCCAAAATAAGCAAAACCAACCCAATTCATCCACCAGTTAACCTGTGACATACGACCGTTCCCATAAGACTGAGCACACACAACAACGAATTACAGCCAAACACGCGTCAACCAGAACCTACTTGAGACCATGGCATCGGAGAAACGCCCCCTTTCCAGTTCGCTCTCGGCTCTCTTCCTCAGCACGAGTGCCTCTAGGCTTCCCAATATGTCGTTGTTGGCGTCACAGAAGATCCCCGGTGCCATGGTGGCTGACGGTGACGCACTTGGGCAGGAGGGCAGGGTTGGGACCAGAGTCGCACTGGCCCAAGCAACCGTGGGTCTTGACGGCGATGCCAAGCGGGGCGAGGCCGGAGAGGGCCTCCAGGGTTAAGGTGAGCTCCATCATATCCTCCTCCAGGCAACGATAGTGGTGTCACAGTCGTTCCTAGCCTAAGTCAACGCATTTTCCTAAATCATATGCTGTTTCCTTGACCTCGGCAGGGTCAGCATTTGGAAATACTTTATACAGTtgactttttaatattttgacagCAGCGAATGATACGAATAacttatatatacatgtatataatGATAGGACAAAAATTCCCTTacctttattttctaaaaaggtGAGAACGAGCTGCCAATGCCGATAACTCTCTTTGGACAAAATCAAAAAGTCCCGCGCCCATTACGAAATGTCGGATTGAACAATAGTTATCAGGTACCACTCGTGGCCTAAAGAAACAAGATTGGCCAGCCTTTACCGTAGGGACACTAATATGCTAACTGCAGATTCCTCAATACTAAGTATGCAGTAACTAAGTAATGCAGCATGATCGTTTAGAGGTTTGTCCACGATGCGAATCGCACTTATGACTTTGTCAAAAACAGGTGACTcttttatgactaaatcaacCACCTTAGAGGTGACTTTTTGCTTAGAGCAAATGGGACcttaaaagcttaagttgtCCTCGTACCCGTGACTTCGTCGAAGAAGTGTGACCTTTCCGCAACGAGATCAACCACCTTAGAGGTGATTGACTTGTGAGATTATAGTCTAGTCTTTGCTAAGAGCAAATGGGAGATTAAAAGCTTATGTTGTTAGAGAAATATGtgatttaaatattctaatgtgGAAAGGCTTCATTTGAGAGTCAAATAGGGGCTTAGAAATTTGAACTCAGGACTCTTCGTCTgataaaatatgatattttatgGAATTAGTGTTGACTactctaaaaacttaaaatgtcatattaaaatatgatttaatatttaaatattctatcacGACTTTCATATGATTTGGCTATAGATACTTAACCATCCAATTTTCCGATTGAATCACTAAAAGGATTTTGGTGAAAAGGAAACagagaaagatttttttttttttttttaatgaatcaTAATGCAATTGCCCAAATCATTATAGTCTCTTTGAATGGTGGAGTGGTGTTCGTGCATCATTTCTGATGGGAACTAACATGAGTTCTTTTGTTGACGGTGATCTTGTGCACATTGCAACTGATTACTCATGTTTAGATTGAAATCACACCTTGAATCTTAAAAGTTGCACTAATCATTAACTTACAAGTTGTGCTGGATTAAAGCTAAAGTTCATAAGTAAGAATAACTTGTATATCAAACTTAAGAGACATGTCGATTATATCATGGAACCAGCTCCCCACTTCACTCCACGCATCTACCTGCAACCCAGACAACGTCAACCCTCAAACTACTAGGGAAGACCAGAAACCTatgaagagaaaatggaggGATCGAGTCCCCAATTGCGCTGAATCCTCCTGTTTCTTGGCGTATCCGCTACCTGGTTGAAAGTTGAAGCCTTGTCCTTAACGACTCTGGACAGGTGGTTCTTCAAGGCAGGTAGGAAGAGGGCATGACTTCGGAAGAAAATATTGTTCCTTGTCTTCCAAATAAGGTGGCAAAGAGCACCAAAAGCAAACCGGGCAATGCAATGGGAGAAGTCATTGCCAGATATATGTTTAATGGTCCATTGTAAGTTTTC
This region of Eucalyptus grandis isolate ANBG69807.140 chromosome 8, ASM1654582v1, whole genome shotgun sequence genomic DNA includes:
- the LOC104414492 gene encoding F-box/kelch-repeat protein At1g57790, with product MASTSMARNWAELPEELLQLCSQRLCPKNLLAFRAVCRSWQSAAVKERSDVPWLMLTNKRGMPWCEFFCLSCEQVHKKLFPEVMANGYISSRGWVLMTSRHGEFQVLKNPMSCYSHIIKLPNWNKFPNIEDLPFFYVGFIRKFILSDSPTTSPDYKVMVIYDIGQLGLWKPGEEEWTAVNAPLDEFFDVIYYKGSFVAVDYEQRILRCDVDGPTPFEAQVVFQMPQRLQEFEHEYPSGSLWDLDQVYLVQSTTGSLLFVSQWEQLRSTITFRFRVLEIDLDTQTCTEVENLENTSLFLGHNSSFSLEVDEDHLIKPNCIYFTYFRLSLSQSSDTGMGIYHLKDGTVELHFKGKSSPSLWIEPCF